ACGAGATCGTGGTGTCAACCTTGTCCTGATCCTACACTCATTAGTAACTCAAGTGGTTTGAGAGTTCCAATAAGCTTCCTTAATCCTACTTAGATGTCGTGGAGGTTGATTAAGTCCTTTGGGGTGCCTAGGCAGTTTAGTCTATATCTCATGTTTCTCAAAACACTTGGAGTTAGCCCCTTGGGCTAAACCAATCCTTGGGTACACTTAGGTCTAAAACTCTAATCATCACTCACGATTCTAGGGTGCTAGGTCTACTTGAACGTTCTGATCTAGGTTAACATGTAAGTCGCTCTAGTTGTGGAGTCCTAATCTGAACTTGATTatctcatgcattttttaCTAGGAAGATATTCCTATCAATCACCTAAAGCACATAAAACATATCTATTCATTCATACATAGTGTTCCATACTTTAGATGATCGATATGAATATCTCTCTAACACGCATCCATGAGATAACCAAGTTAAGATTAGAGCGCTACAACTAGAGTAGTTTACATGTTGACTTAGGTTAGTATGTTTTTAGTAGATTGTGCACCCCAGGAATGTGAGCAGCGAAGGTCTAGACTTGAGTGCACCTAAAAATTTGAGTAGTCCCAAGGAGCTAGTCCTCGGTGTCTTGGAAACCTGAGATGAGAATTAAACCTCCTAGATGCTCCTAAGGACCTAATAAACCTCCACAACATCCAAGAATTGATTAAGGTATCTCTTTAGGCTATTAATAGTATAAATGGTGTCATTAGGGTCTCTACCAATTTCACTCTAATATTAGTGCAATCAAGCTAGGCTAAGCTTGTTAAGGAAGTGTGTAGGGACGATTAGGATCCCcaaaattgtgaaaatttCCAAGGGTCTCCTAAACAGAGGGGTAGTGTGATCGCATAGATTAACACAATAGTTGGTCGACACACCGAGGGCACTCACCTTAAACTAGGGTGTCTTTATGGTTCTATGGGAGTGTCCATGAGCTAACCTTCCATGGTTGATGTTCATATTAGCAGATAACATATTGTCCCACCATAACTCTATGAGTGAGCGCCTTAACTTAGTACACTAGTCATTACGCTACATAGGCAAAGCATGCTACGTGagtttaaagaataaaattgtTGGAAAACTTGTACCTCAAGCACTAAAATTCATATAAGAGATCTGCTCAAAACTTTAAGGCCTCTCCAAATGCTTACGTAGGAGTTTGTCGAGAAATACATGAACCTTCCCTCAAAAACTATGGTacaattttatgatttttttttatatttgattcaAGCTACCTCAAGCCAACTCGAGCCATTTTatcaaattccattttttttaatattttaattttttttacacttTTTCCTTCTATAGTCCGTGAGATTAgttctcaatatttaattacaaatcgaacaattttattgaaatttgaattctttttttgtctttttatttttgtttaaatgtATGAATAAAAAGTTTAGCCCCTCcgcttttctctctttttaactTCCCTTCCTTtttatctctttcttttctctttccaacTTTGTAacacattttccttttttccttttccatctatctctccattattttcctttctgtatatcactttttaaattttattcttccCTTTACTTCCATATACAtataaagaaaagacaaagaaaaaaagaaaaaagaaaaaaagaaaaaaaggataaacATCCGTTAGAGATCgattgatataaaatttaagatatgaAGTAATATTGGTATGTTAAGATCATGGACGTTAACAAATATCATGTTCGAACCAATAAAGATTGCTTACCAAGAACGGTTGATTTGAGTTTtagaaagcaaaaaaagaaaaaggaaaagcaaaAACTTTTTGACCTCTTTTTGTTGGTCATGTTTTTGTAAAGGTTGCTAAAGATATACTAATTAGCTTTTGGAGGCAGTAATGGAGAGGAGAATTGAGTCACTTCTCATAAAAAAGGAAGCATTCCCATCATCACaattttggggaagccaaaCAACCttttatttacctttttctATTGCTTCAACCAAaaaccctctttttttttttcttttttttttttcttttttttctaaaggTGAACTTGATGACACCAGGTTAatctataaatttgaaaataataatgttcaAACGTGTTAGagttgataaaaaaataataataatgatgtaACGTTGAAAGGAGTAAATGTTTCCTTGAATGTTGTGCTACCTTCCCAACACCCTCTCACAACAAACCCCACTTCTAAATTAAAGGAGTAATAACATCTTCCAATCTGTTTGGTTGCTTGCCTCGCAACCCCTTCCAACCTCAATATTGATATCCATAATTATAAACCAAATTGAATCATGGTACAACATGGAAGCACCAAACTAGAATTACTGATCTCAGATGATGCCAGAGGCAATGGAAGAATGGAAGATTAATTCTCTTAACTGTGTGACCCAAAAACATCATATGTACCAAATTTCTGGCAAGGCTTTCAGAATTATATGAACAGCTTTAAAACAGTCacgaaaaaaaagaattacatTCTATGTGGTCTGAAGGAAAATCTACAAGTAAAAGCTTCCAGTTTTTGTTTCCAAGAGATGAGGAGCCTCCCTGTAATGCTCTTTGCCATCTGCATTACTTTCTGTAGTTTCAAATGTCGTCCATATTGGACTCCTCGACCCTTCGCTCACCTTATCAACCCGTACTGTCTTTGGTACCACCACGTATTTCTCTGATTCCTCTTCCTCTGTCAAGCTGCTACTTGCATCTCTCGAATGCTTTCCGAGTGTCGGTGATGAACTCGTGGCGCAGCTGCCGATGGTAGCTGCGGATGTTTGAGATGCATGGACACCAGCTGCGGTCCATACAGGCGTGCAGCCCCAATATGATGCTGCCACAAATTGTAATGGAAGGCTAGGCGTGCAATAGCCTGGAACTGCCAGCATTGTCGCAGGAAGCCATTGAACTGGATTGGATATACTCGTGCCATCTGAACCTTTAGCCATTGCTGATGAAACTATACCGTTCCCACCCTGATTCAATGGAAAAACCAATTGTGGAACGGGGTAACAACGAACCGTGTTCGGTGAAGTGTTCTCATTACTCGAACCCGACAGTCTGGCTGCTTCCCTGTCGACGACAGTTTTAGGGAATTCATTCGTTGTCATGGAGGAGGATCCACAGGAGGATGGTTCATCAGGACTGTCTCTGCTATATGCAGAGCCAATCTGAATGGACCTCTTCTGGTCTCCAAGACTGAGCACGGTCTCCATGGATTCACAAAGTGGTGCTTCAGGTCCAAACTTCAGAAGAGTGGCATTGGCATTGGAAGGCCTGAAAGCAGGAGACTGAAGGCCTGATATCAATTGATGGTGATTCGTCGAATCCGATGGTTCGAACCGAGATGTCGCAAGTCCCTCGGAGGATGATAGTATTATAGGTCGGTATTGAGATGGCAATTGCTTGTTCCTTCGTCGTCCTGCACCGATAGGAAGGTTTCTGATGGTGCCACCAGCAGTCCAATATCTTTGGCAGTTCTTGCAGAAATGCCTAGGTTGATTGACATTGTAGTTGTTGAAGTAACAGAACTTAGTTTGTAAACTGTTACATCTAGGACAAGGAATGATCTTGTCTGGCTTCTTCAAAACTCTCTCCTCATTACCATCTCCCTGCTGCTCTTTGAAATGCACTTCCTCCTCCTTCGAGGCTTGCTTTTGTTCATCATCGCGTACTAAAACGCTGGACCTGGAGTCTTCTGCACCCGACACACAGTGCTCACCTTCTTTGAAATGGTTGCAACCATCCTGAATACAATGTTTCCAAATAAGGGAAAAGACAAGGAAAGGAAACAgggagaaatgaagaaatgaagatggagaaatggaaacaaaatgaAGTTAAGATTGAATACATTCATAGGAGAGATGTCCCACAGAAACAAATAAGTAAAACAATGAGATTAAAggcagaaagaaagaagagagcgAATGAAAATAGATACGAGATTTTGCAGGGCGGCGGAAATGTTGGATTCCGGCAAAGGGATGGTGCGGCCGAAGAGTTTAATGGCGAGATCCTTGAAATGTGGGGCGGAGAGGAGATGGTGAGTAGCGGAACTCATGTTTGAAATGGgtgaaatca
This portion of the Cucurbita pepo subsp. pepo cultivar mu-cu-16 chromosome LG08, ASM280686v2, whole genome shotgun sequence genome encodes:
- the LOC111799811 gene encoding cyclic dof factor 3-like; translated protein: MSFGFYLISPISNMSSATHHLLSAPHFKDLAIKLFGRTIPLPESNISAALQNLDGCNHFKEGEHCVSGAEDSRSSVLVRDDEQKQASKEEEVHFKEQQGDGNEERVLKKPDKIIPCPRCNSLQTKFCYFNNYNVNQPRHFCKNCQRYWTAGGTIRNLPIGAGRRRNKQLPSQYRPIILSSSEGLATSRFEPSDSTNHHQLISGLQSPAFRPSNANATLLKFGPEAPLCESMETVLSLGDQKRSIQIGSAYSRDSPDEPSSCGSSSMTTNEFPKTVVDREAARLSGSSNENTSPNTVRCYPVPQLVFPLNQGGNGIVSSAMAKGSDGTSISNPVQWLPATMLAVPGYCTPSLPLQFVAASYWGCTPVWTAAGVHASQTSAATIGSCATSSSPTLGKHSRDASSSLTEEEESEKYVVVPKTVRVDKVSEGSRSPIWTTFETTESNADGKEHYREAPHLLETKTGSFYL